The sequence below is a genomic window from Salicibibacter cibarius.
CGAAAAAGGGCAGGAAGTTGCCAATGAAATAAAAGAAAAAGGCGGAAGTGCTATAGCCGTATCTTGTGATGTTTTGGATGAAGAAAGTGTGCATCAAGCCCGTGAACAAATAAATGCAGAACTTGGCCCCTGTCAGTTATTGATTAACGGGGCAGGGGGCAATCACCCTGATGCTACGACATCCAAAGAAACCTTTAATATTGAAGATATTGAAGACACCTCTGTCAGAACTTTTTTCGATATGACTCTTTCAGGCTTTGATCACGTTTTTAAACTCAATTTATTGGGAACGGTCTTGCCAACGCAAATTTTCGCTAAAGATATGGTAGAACAAGAAGGGACCGCGATCGTTAATATATCCTCAATGAGTGCGCCCTCTCCGATGACAAAAGTGCCCGCCTATAGTGGTGCAAAAGCAGCGATAGAAAATTTAACCCAATGGCTCGCCGTTCATTTTGCCGATGTTGGAATCCGCGTGAACGCCATCGCCCCCGGTTTCTTTTTAACAGAACAAAATCGATCATTGTTAACAACGGAGGACGGAGGCCTTACGGCACGCGCGAATAAAATTATTGACCACACGCCAATGGGGAGGTTCGGGGATCCGAAAGATCTCCTGGGTTCCCTTCTCTGGTTAGCGGACGAAGAAACCTCCCGTTTTGTAACCGGCATTACAGTTCCTGTAGACGGCGGATTCATGGCTTATTCAGGTGTGTGAATAATGGAAGCCAGGAAGACGTAGACCGTTTCCTGGCTTTTATAAATGTACCCGGGATGTGCAAGAAACCAATATCGATTTCCAGCTTAATGTTACAAAATATTCCTACTGTTTATTTTCAGTTGGAATATGCCGCATTAAGTTATAAAATACACCTATGAATATAAGAAAATAAGTGGGGAAAAACATGGAGTACATTGCGACGTTTGATATTGGGACATCCAGTGTCAAAGGAGTGTTGGTAGGTAGGGACGGCTCGTTGCATTATCCCGAAATGCGTCCGGTACATACAGATTATCGGGACGTTGGGCGCGTGGAGCAAGATCCCGAGCAATGGTGGGAGAAGGTATGTCACATTGCTTTTTCTTGGTGGAAAAACGGCATAAACCCTCAACATGTCAATGCGATCGTCATGAGCGGACAGATGCAGGATTGTATTCCGATCGATGCGGATGGCCAACCGGTGCGCCCGGCCATCCTTTATTCTGATAACCGTGCAGAAGAACAAGCGGAGTATATTGCGCAAGACACTCACGACCTATCTCTTAAAACAGGAAATCATTTTGATGGAACGATGGTTTTTCCAAAGATAAAGTGGCTGCAGGAAAAGGAACGTGAAGTCTATGATCGGACAGCGACCATATGTGTGAGTGCGAAAGACTACGTGATTTTTCAGTTGACAAAAAAACCCGTTGTTGATTCTGTAACGGGGGCCACTACGGGAATGATGGATTTACGTCGCAAGGAATGGATCTCAAAATGGATGGAGGAGCAAGGCCTCGATGCTCAAAAACTTCCGCCTCTAGTCGATCCTAGTGCCAAGGTTGGAGAAGTCGTTGAAAAAAGCGCTAAGCAAAGTGGTTTCGTCCGGGGAACTCCCGTGCTATGCGGAGCCGGGGATGCCGGTGCAACGACCATGGGCGCCGGAGTTGTGGAGCAAGGAGATAAGTATGTCTATCTCGGTTCAACTGGTTGGGTTGCCTTTGTCACCGAAACGATTACAGCGCAAGCGGATGGTATTTTTCATCTTGCGAATTTAACGCCGGATGAATACATCGCCATAGCACCGATGTTGAACGTTGGCAATGCACACCTTTGGGCGGTTGATCTCTTTGGGGATGGCGGGGAAAAGGATTACGCAGGGTTTGAACATGCGGTTCAATCCACGTCGCCCGGTGCTTCAGATGTCCTATTTCTACCATATCTAAAAGGCGAGCGTTTTCCCGTTCAGGATATGTCTGCTTCGGGTTCTTTTATGAATATAAGGGAGACGACAACAAAAGCGCATTTAAGCCGTGCCGTTTTGGAAGGCGTGTCCATGTCGATACGCCAAACAATGGATACGTTGATCGGCGAAGATGCGGGGCAGACGCCACTTACGCTTATTGGCGGAGGGACGCAAAGTGAATCGTGGTGCCAGATTTTAGCCGATGTTTGCCAGAGCTTTGTGCGCGTACCTGAACACCCCGAATATTTACCGTCATTAGGCGTAGCTGCCGCCGGTTTTGTTCACTTGCAATGGTCGGCCAATTACCGGGAATTTCATCAGCATATTATGCAAAATCAATCAATGAAAACATACGATCCGGATGCCAATGTGAAAGAGACATATGATCGTTTATACGAAAAATTTAAGGCGTTGTATCCCGCGATCAAAGATTGGTCGAAACGCTAGTGACAAATCCAATAACCGTATCTATACCAGCCGAAAACGCCTCTATATCAGCCAAAACAAACGGTTTATCAGCCATTTCGGCCTCGGTAGGGTATATTTCAACCATTTAGCAGTAGAGACCTGTTAGTAAGGAGCGCGTTTTTCGTGAAGACAGCAGATGCCGTTGTGATCGGCGGAGGCGTGATAGGAACGTCCATTGCCTATCGTTTAGCCGAAGGGAATCGAAAAGTGATTTTAATAGAAAAAGGAGAAATAGGCTCTCGAACTTCAGGATCTTGTGATAAGGCTATATTTCTCCAATCCAAAAAACCGGGATTTCCGAGTGAATTGGCAAAAGAGAGCAGAGCTGTTTATGAAAATCTTGAAGAAGAGCTCGATTTTTCTTTTGAATTCAAACGAGGGGGCGGGATGATTGTTGTTCAATCCGAAAAATACGTGCCCTTCATGAAGGATTTTGTAGAAAAGCAAAAACAAGCCGGCATCGATATTCAACTTTTAGACCAAAAAGAAGCAAGAGACCGACAGCCCTGCCTATCGAAAGATATTATCGGCTCCACGTATAGCAATGAAGATGCGGAAGTGAACCCGATGTTATTAAGTCAGGCATTTGCCGCTGCTGCGAAGCGAAAAGGGGTTGATATTCGCACGCATACGGAAGTGGTTGATATCGTGATTGACAATGGGAAAGTGGTCGGGGTACAGACGCCTAAAGAATATATTGCCACTGAAATGGTTGTTAATGCGGCCGGACCCTTCGCACCTCAGATTGGAAACATGGTCGGCATCAATATCCCGATTCAACCCCGCCGCGGGGTCATTCTTATTTCCGAAAAAATAAATCCAATCATCTACGGGAACATTTTATGCTCCCAATATATTGCGGCAAAACACATGAATCAAGCAGAAGATGCGCCCGCTTTTGGAGTCGGACTCTCCTTAGGGCAAACAGATGCCGGGAACTTACTCATCGGGGCAAGCCGGGAGTTTGAAGGGTTTAATAAATCCGTGGAGTCGGAAGTGCTTCCGGCGATTGCCAAACATGCAGCGAGCATCGTTCCGAGCCTGGGAAACGTTCGGATCATTCGTTCCATGGTAGGTTTTCGTCCGTACACGGGGGATGGATTGCCGATTGTTGACGAAGCTCGCGATGCTGAAGGCTTTATCATAGCAGCGGGACACGAGGGGGACGGGATCGCCCTAGCGCCGATCACCGGATTGCTCGTCCGTGACTTGATAGATAAAAAAGGGGACTATCCATCTTTTCTGGAGAAATTAAACCTTGATCGCTTTAAGTAGGTGAGGAGAAACGAGGGAGTTAGGTGCTAGAGATTATCATTCCGCTGCTTATCTTGTTCACGATTGTATTGATTCCGCAAATCCCTAAAATAGGGGGAGAAGTGCGACTGGCATTAATCCTTGCCGCACTATCCGCGGCTGTGCTGGGGGGATTAACTCCGGTTGAAATCGGGTCTGCCTTCATCGATGGGGTCGATCAATTGGCTTGGGTGATCATGTTGTCCATTGCAGGAAGCATCTATGCGGAGACGCAAGTGAAATTAGGTGCCATGCAGACGACAATGCTTAGCTTACGTTCGCTTTTCGGACGATCGTCGATAGGTTTAGTCGCGGCTGTTTTAGTCGCATTAACGTTCGCCGGCTCACTTCTTGGGGATGCCATAGCCGCATCTGCCGTTATCGGCTTCCTTGTCATACGTTCCTTGGCTGATTTGAACATTAAACCGGAACAAATCGGCATGATTATATTGGTGGGCGCCTCCTTGGGCTCACTCATGCCTCCGATTTCACAAGGGGTTATTTTGTCTTCCTCCCTGATTGACATTGATCCGACGCCTGTTATTATCATTAGTATTTTCACCGTTACAGGCGGCGTTTTGTTTGCCATCCTGGATGCCGGCCGGTTTGTGCGCGGGAAGCGCTTGCCGGAACATCTCTTGCCCAATCAATCTTTTTTTACCATAATAAAAGAAAGATGGAAAACATTAATCCCGCTTATTGTGTTGGCGGTTATTGTCGTGCTTGATACCGGATTTGCTTTTAACATATTCACGGTTTGGGAACCGATGGAGCGAGCGGTTACCTATTTGGAAGGAGTGCCGATTCTGAATGGGGTCGTATTTCCGATCGTTCTGGCCATTATGATGGGTGCGATCATCAGCTTTTTCTATTCGAGTGTTCGTAAAGAAGCAGGGACAGTATTTAAACAAGGGGTCAAAAACATAAGCAAAACCGTGCAAATTCAATTGTCTGCGGGTTTTATGGTTGGGGTTTTTAGTGCAACGGGGATGATCGATCGCGTTTCGGAGCTTATGGAAGGGTTACAGGCAACTGCGCTTAAACTCGGGGGGACGGTTAGCATGTTATTAGTAGGGATGCTGACGGGTTCGCAAACGACCGCGCAGACGATAACGGTGCCTTTTCTTGCTCCCGCCTTGGAGAACCTTGATGTTGATCCTGTGAATATCGCCCTTGGGGCTGCGCACATTGCGGCCGGCGGGCAGAATCTTCCTCCCGTAGGGTTGACCGCCTTCGTGGTGGCTGGGCTGATAGGAGGTATTTTAAGCAAAAAAGTAGATCCGGTAAAAGTGATGATTCTGGCTGTGCCGGCATCGTTGTATTTAACGCTCGTCGGATTGATTGCCTGGTTTATCTGAGGAGGAACGAACCGTGATCGGGATATTAATGCTAGAGACAACGTTTCATAGACCGATCGGGGACATTGGCAACCCGAAGACGTTTTCGTTTCCGGTCATTTATAAAACGGTAAAAGGAGCGACCGTTGCTCGCGCGATGGATAAAGCGGGCGACAGTGAACTGGTCGATCTTTTTGTAAAAGCTGCCAAAGTGCTTGAAAATGAGGGCGCAAAGGCAATCACAACGAGTTGTGGTTTTCTGGCTATTTTTCAGCAAGAGATTCAACGAGCCTTAACGATTCCTTTCTTTTCATCAAGTTTGCTGCAAATTCCATTCGCAAGTTGTGTTACAGGTGGCACGGTTGGTGTAATGACGGCTAAGAAATCGAGTTTAACCGCGCGACACTTTAAGGGGGTCGGTGCCGATCATGCGCCCGTAGTGATCGAAGGGATGGATGATCAGCCTGCATTCACTTCCGCGATTGTCGATCAAACGGAAAATCTTAATGAGAATGCCGTCGCTAAGGAAATGGAACAAGTGACTTATCGTCTGCTCGAAAAACATCCGGAAGTAACGGCGATTGTTTTGGAATGCACGAACATGCCTCCTTATAGAAAAAAAATACAAGCAATCACCGACTTTCCTATTTTTGATATAAATGCATTAATCAATTACATGTTTGATGCTATCCTTGGGGGTGCCGTGAATTCAAGATGTCATGATCTGTCGATGTGAAGAGGTCTATTACCGTGAGATAATGAAGGCCATAGAGGAAGGAAGCACAACATCGAAAGAAATAAAACTTCAAACACGGGCAGGCATGGGGATTTGCCAGGGGAGAACGTGTCGGCCGCTGATCGATCAAGCGGTATCCAAGCACATGAAAGAAGCGATACCGGATTCAAGCCGTCTAACGCATAACAACCCCATCCGCCCGATCACCTTAACCGATTTAGCAAACAACACGAAGAGGGATGAATGATGAGAATCACTGATCACCCGGTATTAGGTCCGTTAGAGAACAAAGAAGTAACGATTCAATTTAATGGCGTCGATTATATTGGACTTGAAAATGAATCGATCGCGGCGACGTTACTCGCCAACGGCATCCGAACGTTGCGATATTCGGAAAAAGAACGTAAACCACGAGGTATCTACTGTGGCATCGGCCATTGCTATGAATGCCGGGTAACTGTGAACGGAGAAAGAAGTGTTCGCGCCTGTATCACTCCCGTGAAAGATCAAATGATTGTTGAATCGCAAGGGTTTCAATCATGAAGTATGATCTTATCATTATAGGCTCGGGGCCGGCCGGTTTGAGTGCCGGCATAGAAGCGGCGAAACATGGCGCGAAAGTGATTATTGTTGATGAGAACCCGTTTTCCGGCGGCAAGTTAATCGGCCAATTGCATGAAGAGCCAAAAAATGGATGGTGGATCGGAAAACAAGTGGCAGACACGCTTACTGAAGAAGCAAAAGCGCACGGTGTTCGTTTTTTGCATGAAAGAGAAGTATGGGGAATTTTTCCGAAGTGGACGGTTAAGTTGAACAAGGGAGAGGCGTTACACGCACCATTTGTATTGATCGCTACCGGGGCTGCCGAAAAGGCTATTCCCATACCGGGATGGACATTGCCGGGGGTAATGGCGATCGGAGCGGCGCAAGTGATGAATAACTACCATCGGGTACAACCCGGGAAAAAAGTGGCAGTTGTTGGCGTCGATCCGCTAGCTTTAACGGTCGCCCACGAGATGAAAATGGGAGGCGTGGATGTCGTTGGACTTTTTCTTCCACCGAGCAATGATTTTTCACAGGAGAAATCCAGACCGAAAGAAATGATCGCTGACTTGGCATCGATGTCGAATCTAGCCCCAAATGCTCTCTTGAAAACAGCTGGAAAGATGGTCCGAAATAGATTTATAAGGAGCATAGGTGCTCATTTATACCCTGCGCAAGGTGTAAAGGTATGGGATATCCCCTTATTTTTAAGAAAAAATGTAAGGGAAATTAATGGGGATCGACAAGTAGAAAGCATAACGGTCGATCAGATTGATGCTCACGGTGATGTACAATCGAATCGCCGGCAAACGATAGACGTCGATGGCGTTTGCATTTCCGGAGGGCTCTATCCTGTATCAGAACTCCCGGCCGCGATTGGATGCGCATCTGCCTACATTGAAGAATTAGGCGGGCATGTTCCTTTACACGGAGAGGATTTGCAGACAACCCAAGACGGGATTTATGTCGCGGGGAACATAACAGGCATTGAAGGCGCAAAAATAGCGATGGCACAAGGTGAATTAGTGGGCTTTGGCGTTAGCGAAAGAGCAGGGTTTATTGAAGATGTTGGTGGTCAACGTAGGCTTGAATACATGGAAAAAATCAAGGAAGCAAGAGAAACATCCGCGATCAAATTCATGCGAAACATTGATGAGGGTCGAGAGAAAATGACGAGGCGGTGGCGGGATCACGAGTGAAAAGCGGAAGGGCATGCATCGTGAACTAGGGACAATAGCGCTATTTCCCTTGAACGGAGAGCGAAGAAGAAGCAAAGTAATCCCCAAACGGAGGTCAAGCTACTCTAAGAGGAACAGGAGAAGCAAAGTAATCCCTCAAACGGAGATCGAGCTGTTCCGAGAGGAACAAGAATATGCAAAGTAATTCTCGTCCCTCTCAGAGTGAGAAGACCGTCTTTTGAGGAGCGACAACGACACTGAGAATGGGGATGGCGAACAAAGGGAGTTTCTGAAATAGACCACTAGCTCTTCAAGTGTGATATTTTTCCTCAATCTTATCCTTCTTTAAAACAGCTATAACCTTGGCATCAAGGGTGGAATTATCGACTAAAATTAATGAATCAATATTTGATAGGTGGCGCTTTAAATTAGAAAGGCTTTTATCACTTCTGCGAATGACATCATTCGTTGGGATGTCATGTCCACCATTTTCAACAAGGGTTTCGGCAAGGATTTCCCCTCAAAATCTGTGATTTAGTGGGGGAGGAATTGCCAATTGTTTGTGTGTTTGATAAACGTGAGTTCTTTTAGTGGAACTTGTTTGTAACTTTTATCTGGGTTTGTGAGATATTGGTCTTCGATGTTTTTGACAAAGGCCATGCTTGTACCATTGAAACCCGAGATCCATCCCACTTTTCCTTGAAACAACACTTTGTCATTGAGATAAAATCCCTTTAGATACGGTTTGTTCTTTATATTTCGCTGACTGATTGTATTTTTATACTTTCTTCCTTTCCGTGCTGTTGCTTCATGTAAAGATCGTTTCTTTTTGCGGAACTGCTTGATCTTGAAGATGGAATGGGTGTCATAATCAATCTTATCTATCCCACTGATCGCTATCGCGTCGTTATAATGGGTTTTATCTAACCCTAATGCTTTACGTTTAGGTGTCGTAACGGAACCATAGGTGATATTTGCATCCGAATATTTATCAAACACTCTCCTGCGAAACACATTCATGAACGTACCTTCTTTATAGCTAGGTAGCTTTTTGCCCTCCATCATCCACTCCCAAAGGATTTTCCCTTTTTTATGATTCTCATGCGTATGACAATCGGTACAAACAGTAATGAGATTATCCGCACGATCACTACCACCATGAGAACGATAGACAATATGATGGGTATTCAGTATCTTGCTTTGTTTCTTGCAAACTTGGCACGTATAGTTGTCTCTTGCAAACACAAAATACCGCACATCATAGTAGCCATAAGTTTGTCCTTTTTGATAATCGATCCCTTGAATGTCAGGATTGATCATCTTGTGAGGATCGAATTTGCCAACTTCGATTGTTAATGTTGGATTCGGCACAAGGGAACAGAATTTATCGATCCATCTGAATGTGTTTTGAATCCGACTTTCGATACTCAGTGGTAGCCATCCGTCGGGGCGTTTTCGATTGTCAAAGCGTGGTTTTCGATAGCGTGTCTTACGATGACGCCTTGATTGCCTATACGCTCGTCTTGTATTCAGCAAACTTTTCACGTCTTGACGGGTTTCGATGTCACCTTTTGCAAGCACTTTATCCTCGCTAGTGATCGCAACGCCTGTATCTTTCGCGCCCAAATCAACGCCTATATTCACATTTTGCTTGTAGCCACTTGATCCATATAATAGCTGGATCGTAAAGGGTTCATAAGATACGATTTTAGCTTTCTTTTGTTTCAGTAATCGCCTTGCTTTTTGCGGTTTGCACGGCATTAGTGACTCGCCATGCCTATTTTTTACGAACACTAACATGAAGTGTTCCTCCTTTCTAGGAGTTGTTTCCCTTCGCCAATGTTATCGACCCTTCGCGATGTGGTTGACGTCTCCTACCCCTCAGAGATGTTTACAGAGCCACGAAAGAGCTACGGACTAGGGAATCATCCATAGGTTTCTTCATGGTCGATAACGTAGTCAGTTAAGACTTAGGCTAGTCAATAAAGGCTTTTCAAGCCCCTTCCAATTCTACGAATTGGTGGGAGTTATTGACTCTACCTCACCTGCTCCACAAACGGGCTCGTTAGGATAATGTCTCACGATGGTTTGTCTCTCCGGATCATAATATACAATGGACGTATCATTTATTTTTGCATCTAACAATGCACGTTCTCCTGTCATTCGAACTACTTTTTCCAAACGATCAATATCTAAACCTCGCATATCATGCGCGCCTCCCAGTGTGATTTCTGTTTATTAAGTTTATCATTTTGGAAGAATACCTACAATTCGCCTGGTATTGATCCAAACCCTTTACCGCAGTCCATCAACTTTCCGCTCATCATACTGTAGAATAGGGAGAGAGGAGGGGTTTTTATGCCACTAAATAAAGAAACAGGTTATATTCATGGCCACGAGGACAAAGAGCGTCATTACGGGAGTTTGGTGCCGCCTATTTATCAATCGAGTACGTTTACATTTCCTGACGCGGAAAGTGGGGCGGCTCGTTTTTCCGGAAATGGAAACGGATATATGTATAGCCGTTTAGGAAACCCGACGGTCCGGGAATTTGAAGAGCGTATGGCTGCGGCTGAACGTGGCGAGAAAGCGCTGGCATTTGCTTCCGGGATGGCTGCTGTCTCTGCCGTTTTAACATCTTTACTGAGAAGTGGAGATCATGTACTCGTTTCCAAAGGCGTGTACGGTTGTACATTCGGGCTTTTATCGTGGCTTTCCGATCGTTTTGACGTTCATGCCAACTACATTTCTATGGAAAATAAATCGGACCTTGCAGAAAACCTCCAGCCAACAACAAAAGTCATTTATGTGGAAACGCCGATTAATCCAACGATGAAAATGACAGACTTTTCACTTATTACACAATTCGCGCAGGAACATAACCTCACGGTGATCGTGGACAATACCTTCGCTTCCCCTTATCTACAGCGCCCGCTCGAGCATAACGCTGATGTCGTCGTCCACAGTGCCACAAAATATTTAGGCGGTCATGGCGATGTGATTGCCGGGGTGGCGGTCGGAAGTTTCGATTTTATGGAAGTCGTCCGAAAAAATGCACAAAAAGATATGGGCGGCGTCCTCGGATCTTTCGAAGCCTGGTTGTTGCTGCGGGGGATGAAGACCCTTTCCGTGCGTATGGACCGTCACTGCGCCAACGCGAAGGTGATTGCCGAAAAGCTGAAAAAACATCTGCAAGTCGAAACCATCTTTTTTCCGGGAGACCCCGATTTTCAACAATGCGAATTAACGTCAAAACAAATGGATCAGCCCGGAGGAATGATCAGCTTTACCGTTAAAGGCGGAAAAGAAGCGGCTTTTAACGTGATGAATCGACTGAAAATGATCGCGATCGCGGTCAGTCTCGGCGACGCGGAAACGCTCATTCAACATCCGGCATCGATGACCCATGCCGTCATTCCGGAAGCCGAGCGAGAGTTTATGGGGATTAGCGATAATATGCTTCGTTTATCGGTCGGGCTTGAGCATTATGAAGATATTTGGAATGATTTGGAGCAGGCATTGGCAGGAAATTGAATCTGTTTGGGAATAAGGCGAGTGTGACAACGCATGGCACCCGAACGAGCACGAATCCGCTCATTACGGTCACCATGAAGCGGTTATGACACCCTAACGCAGGAATCGATCGTTTTTTCGGTTGTCATGAACAATGTATGGCGACCTAACTTGATCGAAGCAGGGCTTTACGGGCGCCATGGAACGATTATGGCGCCCGAACAAGCACGAATCCGCTCATTTTCATCTTTTCATGGGGTGTCGCAACGCATCATGCTTATTTGAGGCGGCTTGAACCTGCTGCTGATTTCATGCCTTAATCGAAAAATCGGGTCAGTGTAAAAATATCGGAAAAATTCCTTCTTGATAACTTAAATGAAGGAGCGTATAATTGCTTAGGTTAGCCTTTGTAAGGGAACCCTACTAATCTTGGAAACAATGAATAAAACCTCAATAAAAGACAAGTGAATCAACGAAAGAAGGTTTAGCATGTCAAGGCAACATAGAGATAATAAGCATCACGGTAGCATCTCTTTTTTCTTATCAAGGGTTGCTTTATTTTTCGCCGGATTATTAACGCTCTCGTTTGGGGGCAGCTTGATGATCCAATCTACGCTCGGCTCAGCAACATGGGACGTTCTTCATATCGGCCTCGCTAATCTGACGCCTTTAACGATTGGCATGTGGGTTCAGACCGTTGGTATTCTGATGATCGGTATAACTTGCTATATTGAAAAAAGAAGACCACAGATCGGCAGTTTCGTTAACATCCTTTGTGTAGGCGTTTTTCTGGATGCCTGGTTACATCTTCCGATCCAGCAAGTTTTTCAAAGCACTTGGCAGTTATTTTTTGTATTAATTGCCGGCATTGTCTTCATGGGTATTGGCGCCGGCATGTATGTATCCACACGCCTTGGGGCAGGGCCGCGCGATGGCATGACCCTTGCCCTTGCCAATAAGTCAGGGTGGTCGATCCGTCTCGTGCGTACAATAATGGAAGGAACAGCCCTTCTTCTCGGCTGGCTTCTTGGTGGCCCGGTTGCCATCGGCACATTTGCATCCGTATTCTTGATTGGTCCCGTCATGCAAGCATCGCTTGGTTTTTGGCGAAAACAAGTGTCAAAATGGGAGACGACTGCCCCTGTGCAACAGCAGAGAACAAAAAGAAGAGCATATGCTTCGTCGACGAGTGCGTGATGAGTAGGTGAGCTGCGCCCAAAGGGGTGCGGTTCTTTTTTTACGCTAAATTTGTACATTGTTACAACTAAATTTGTGTTGACTAATGAAAGCGGTTGTATTAAAGTGTCTATATAATATCTAACTTAGATCTAAGTTAGATCTGAAAAAGAACGGAGTGATATATAATATGGAAAATCGTGTCTTACTTGCGTTTTATGGTGACGACTTCACAGGATCTACGGATGCTATGGAAGCGTTAGATCAGTATGGATTACGGACAATTTTATTTTTAGGGTTGCCAACTGAAGAATTGTTAAAGCAATTTCAAAATGTGGACTGCATTGGCGTGGCTGGTACCGCAAGAGCTAAAAATAAATACGAAATGAAAAAAGAGCTAGAACCAATTTTTGATAAATTGAATGATATTAATCCATATTTTGTTCACTATAAAGTTTGTTCAACCTTCGATTCATCCCCGGAAGTGGGAAGTATTGGTTATGCATGTGATGTAGCCAGGGGTTATTTTAAAGAAGGAACTTACCCGCTATTGGTGGGAACTCCGGATTTAGGTCGATATACAATATTTGGAAATCATTTTGCTGATCTAAACGGAACAATTTATCGACTTGATAAACATCCTGTCATGTCTAATCATCCTGTTACACCAATGCATGAAGCAGA
It includes:
- the iscB gene encoding RNA-guided endonuclease IscB, which encodes MLVFVKNRHGESLMPCKPQKARRLLKQKKAKIVSYEPFTIQLLYGSSGYKQNVNIGVDLGAKDTGVAITSEDKVLAKGDIETRQDVKSLLNTRRAYRQSRRHRKTRYRKPRFDNRKRPDGWLPLSIESRIQNTFRWIDKFCSLVPNPTLTIEVGKFDPHKMINPDIQGIDYQKGQTYGYYDVRYFVFARDNYTCQVCKKQSKILNTHHIVYRSHGGSDRADNLITVCTDCHTHENHKKGKILWEWMMEGKKLPSYKEGTFMNVFRRRVFDKYSDANITYGSVTTPKRKALGLDKTHYNDAIAISGIDKIDYDTHSIFKIKQFRKKKRSLHEATARKGRKYKNTISQRNIKNKPYLKGFYLNDKVLFQGKVGWISGFNGTSMAFVKNIEDQYLTNPDKSYKQVPLKELTFIKHTNNWQFLPH
- the megL gene encoding methionine gamma-lyase; translated protein: MPLNKETGYIHGHEDKERHYGSLVPPIYQSSTFTFPDAESGAARFSGNGNGYMYSRLGNPTVREFEERMAAAERGEKALAFASGMAAVSAVLTSLLRSGDHVLVSKGVYGCTFGLLSWLSDRFDVHANYISMENKSDLAENLQPTTKVIYVETPINPTMKMTDFSLITQFAQEHNLTVIVDNTFASPYLQRPLEHNADVVVHSATKYLGGHGDVIAGVAVGSFDFMEVVRKNAQKDMGGVLGSFEAWLLLRGMKTLSVRMDRHCANAKVIAEKLKKHLQVETIFFPGDPDFQQCELTSKQMDQPGGMISFTVKGGKEAAFNVMNRLKMIAIAVSLGDAETLIQHPASMTHAVIPEAEREFMGISDNMLRLSVGLEHYEDIWNDLEQALAGN
- a CDS encoding YczE/YyaS/YitT family protein, giving the protein MIQSTLGSATWDVLHIGLANLTPLTIGMWVQTVGILMIGITCYIEKRRPQIGSFVNILCVGVFLDAWLHLPIQQVFQSTWQLFFVLIAGIVFMGIGAGMYVSTRLGAGPRDGMTLALANKSGWSIRLVRTIMEGTALLLGWLLGGPVAIGTFASVFLIGPVMQASLGFWRKQVSKWETTAPVQQQRTKRRAYASSTSA